The sequence CTCTGAGTCACGCGGCTCCGCGTCGTGCGGCTCTGCCTCATGCGGATGCGCGCTGCCCGTCGGTGTGTCACACGAGGGCTAGGCGGCCTGTGCGCGCAGTTGCTCCTCGCTGAGCCCGCGCCGCCAGTAGCCGACGAACGTGACCCGCGTGCGGTCGAACTCCCGCTCCCGTACGAGGTGGCGCCGCAGCTCCTTCACGCAGCCTGCCTCGCCCGCGATCCAGGCGTACGGGGCGTCGGCCGCGGGGAGTCGGGCGGCGCGGATGGCCTCCACCGCGCTGGGGGCGCCCTCGTCGCGTACGAGCCAGGTGATCTCGGCGTCGACCCCGGCGGGGGGGCGCGTGGCGGTCGCCCGCGTGCGGGACCTCCAGCCAGACGCGGGCCCTCGTCCCGGCCGGCAGGGTCTCCAGGATGGCCGAGGCGGCGGGCAGGGCCGTCTCGTCGGCCCAGAGGAGGACGAGGTCGGCGTCGGCGGGCGGGCGGAAGCGGATGGCTCCGTTGTCGGCGACGGAGGGGCCGAGTAGTACGGCCCGGTCGCCGGGGCCCGCGTCGGCCGCCCAGCGTGAGGCCGGGCCCGCGGGGGTGGCGGCGCCGGGCTCCGTGCCGTGCAGGACGAAGTCGATGTCGACCTCGGTGGTGGTTCCGTGGGCGTCCTGGCGCAGAGCGCGGAGCGTGTACGAGCGCATGACCGCGCGGATGTCTTCGGGGGTGTCGATCCAGGCCTGGCGCCAGCCGTCGCCGTACTCCACGGGAGGCATGACGGGCTCGGTCTGCCCCGGGCGGGGGAGGAAGAGGGTGAGGCTCTGGTCGCGGCCGTCCGAGGCGAAGGCACTCAGCTCCGGGCCGGTGAAGGTGACGCGGAGGAGGGAGGGGGTCAGGCGCCTCGTCCTTGCCACCTGGAGGGTGAACATGCGGTATGGGGTGGCTGTGGCCGTGGGCATGCGTACTCCTTCGCTCCGCGGGGGGTGGGGTTTGGGGGCGCGGGGTGCGTTGCTCGGCTGCGGACCGGTGAGGGCTGGTCGCGCCGTTCCCCGCGCCCCTGCGGGCTGCGCCCCCTAAAGGCGAAAGACAAAAGATTGCGCCGTTCCCCGCGCCCCTGAAAGCTGAAAGGCAAAAGATTGCGCCGTTCCCCGCGCCCCCAAAAAAAAGGGACTCAGGCGACCTTCTTGGCCTTTTCTATGGCCTCGGCGAGGTTGTTGAGCATGGGGGTGCACTTGGCGTAGGAGAGGATCGGCTCGGGGGTGCGGCCGATGACCTGGCCGGCCTTCACGGCGGGCAGCTTCTTCCAGGTCGCCTCGGTGATGTCGGCGGGCTGGATGGTCGCGGTGCGGTCGTCCATGATGATGATGTCGGCCGGGTACTTGTCGACGTTCTCCCAGCTCAGGTTCTCGAACCAACCGCCGCTGGCCTTGAGGACCTTGGCCGGCGGCTCGACGATGTTCACCCCGAGGGCCTTGAAGTACTCCAGGTCGATGGAGAGGTTCGAGCCGGACACGTAGAAGATGTCCTGGCTGGCGGAACCGGCGAGAACCTTGATCTCCGGGCGGGCCTTGGCGGCGGCGCGCAGACGCTCGGCGGCCTTCTCGAAGTTCTTCTTCGCCTCGACGGTCTTGGCGGCCTTCACATCGGCGCCCAGCGACTCGGCGAGCGCGTACATGCGCTCCAGCGGCTTCGGCAGCTGGCGGTCGTAGACGGAGATGCCGACGCTCGGGGCGAGCTTCGCGATTTTGTCCTTGGACTCGGCGGGGACGTACCAGAGGGTGCCGGCGTCGTCGAACATCGTGGTGAGCAGGACGTCCGGGGCCAGCGTCGCGTACTTCTCGACGTTGAACGCGCCGTACACGTTGCCGAGGACCGTCAGCTTGCTGACGTCCATGTCGCCGGCCTGGACGTCAGCCTTGCCGTCCTCGGTCTTGGTCGGGCCGAAGACGCCCTTGACCTCGATGCCGTAGTCGAAGAGGGCGGCGGCGACACCGGTGAACGCGACGATGTTCGCCGGGATCTTGTCGAGCTTCACGGTCTCGTCGCGGTCGTCCTTGAACGTCCAGGGACCGGACTCGGCGGCCTTCGTCCCGTCCGCCGAGCCACCGCTTTTCGCGTCGTCGTCACCGCAGGCGGCGAGAACGGCACCGAGGCCGAGGGCGCCGCCG is a genomic window of Streptomyces sp. NBC_00414 containing:
- a CDS encoding ABC transporter substrate-binding protein: MSNARATRLSRRGILAAGGALGLGAVLAACGDDDAKSGGSADGTKAAESGPWTFKDDRDETVKLDKIPANIVAFTGVAAALFDYGIEVKGVFGPTKTEDGKADVQAGDMDVSKLTVLGNVYGAFNVEKYATLAPDVLLTTMFDDAGTLWYVPAESKDKIAKLAPSVGISVYDRQLPKPLERMYALAESLGADVKAAKTVEAKKNFEKAAERLRAAAKARPEIKVLAGSASQDIFYVSGSNLSIDLEYFKALGVNIVEPPAKVLKASGGWFENLSWENVDKYPADIIIMDDRTATIQPADITEATWKKLPAVKAGQVIGRTPEPILSYAKCTPMLNNLAEAIEKAKKVA